One region of Streptomyces sp. CG4 genomic DNA includes:
- a CDS encoding GntR family transcriptional regulator — MLSTGLPQGAVPKLERPGPLRERVYEALLELITTRALAPGQHLVESELAGHLGVSRQPVREALQRLNTEGWVDLRPAQGAFVHEPTEEEADQLLTVRTLLEAEAARLAAIHAGAPGVHALEELCAEGEKAVAADQVDRAVALNAAFHAKIMELAGNAVLAELAAQVDRRVRWYYTPVARQRGRQSWIEHRELILAIAHNDQDRAAQLMRAHTEHTRRSYHERHGS, encoded by the coding sequence ATGTTGTCGACCGGACTGCCGCAAGGGGCGGTGCCCAAGCTCGAACGGCCCGGACCGCTGCGCGAGCGCGTCTACGAGGCGCTGCTGGAGCTCATCACCACGCGCGCGCTGGCGCCCGGCCAGCACCTGGTCGAGAGCGAGCTCGCCGGGCACCTCGGCGTCTCCCGGCAGCCGGTGCGCGAGGCGTTGCAGCGGCTCAACACCGAGGGCTGGGTCGATCTGCGGCCCGCGCAGGGCGCGTTCGTGCACGAGCCGACCGAGGAGGAGGCCGACCAGCTGCTCACCGTGCGCACCCTGCTGGAGGCGGAGGCGGCCCGGCTGGCCGCGATCCACGCCGGCGCCCCCGGAGTGCACGCGCTGGAGGAGCTGTGCGCCGAGGGCGAGAAGGCCGTCGCCGCCGACCAGGTGGACCGCGCCGTCGCCCTCAACGCGGCGTTCCACGCCAAGATCATGGAACTGGCCGGCAACGCGGTCCTCGCCGAACTCGCCGCCCAGGTGGACCGCCGGGTCCGCTGGTACTACACCCCGGTCGCCCGGCAGCGCGGGCGTCAGTCGTGGATCGAACACCGGGAACTGATCCTCGCGATCGCCCACAACGACCAGGACCGGGCCGCCCAGCTGATGCGCGCCCACACCGAACACACCCGCCGCTCCTACCACGAGCGCCACGGATCCTGA
- a CDS encoding beta-ketoacyl-ACP synthase III, with product MNGSRIAAIGHYQPARVLTNEDLAGLVDTSDEWISSRVGIRTRHIAGPDEPVDELAAHAAAKALAAAGLAPGDIDLVLVATSTAIDRSPNMAARVAARLGIPRPAAMDVNVVCAGFTHALATADHTVRAGAATRALVIGADKMSDVTDWSDRTTCVLVGDGAGAAVVEACPPGEEPGIGPVLWGSLPEMGHAVRIEGTPPRFAQEGQSVYRWATTQLPAIARSACERAGVAPEDLAGVVLHQANLRIIEPLAEKLGAVNAVVARDVTESGNTSAASVPMAFSKLLEQGAINTGDQVLLFGFGGNLSYAGQVVRCP from the coding sequence ATGAACGGCTCGCGCATCGCCGCCATCGGTCACTATCAGCCCGCCCGGGTGCTCACCAACGAGGACCTGGCCGGCCTGGTCGACACGAGCGACGAGTGGATCAGCAGCCGGGTCGGCATCCGGACCCGGCACATCGCCGGACCCGACGAGCCGGTCGACGAGCTGGCCGCGCACGCCGCCGCCAAGGCCCTCGCCGCCGCCGGTCTGGCCCCCGGCGACATCGACCTGGTCCTGGTCGCCACCTCCACGGCGATCGACCGTTCCCCGAACATGGCCGCCCGGGTCGCGGCCCGGCTCGGCATCCCGCGGCCGGCCGCGATGGACGTCAACGTGGTGTGCGCCGGGTTCACGCACGCGCTGGCCACCGCCGACCACACCGTCCGGGCCGGCGCGGCCACCCGGGCGCTGGTCATCGGCGCCGACAAGATGTCCGACGTCACCGACTGGAGCGACCGCACCACCTGTGTCCTGGTCGGCGACGGAGCCGGAGCCGCCGTCGTCGAGGCGTGCCCGCCGGGGGAGGAACCGGGGATCGGGCCGGTGCTGTGGGGGTCGCTGCCGGAGATGGGGCACGCCGTGCGGATCGAGGGCACCCCGCCGCGGTTCGCACAGGAGGGGCAGAGCGTCTACCGCTGGGCCACCACCCAGCTGCCGGCCATCGCCCGCAGCGCCTGCGAACGGGCCGGCGTGGCCCCCGAGGACCTCGCCGGGGTCGTCCTGCACCAGGCCAACCTGCGCATCATCGAGCCGCTGGCCGAGAAGCTCGGCGCCGTCAACGCGGTGGTCGCCCGCGATGTCACCGAATCCGGCAACACCTCGGCGGCCAGCGTCCCGATGGCCTTCTCCAAGCTGCTCGAACAGGGAGCGATCAACACCGGCGATCAGGTCCTGCTGTTCGGCTTCGGCGGCAATCTCTCGTACGCGGGGCAGGTCGTACGCTGCCCGTGA
- a CDS encoding OFA family MFS transporter — protein MSSPPVAPAGWSRWLVPPAALSVHLSIGQAYAWSVFKPPLESALGLDGTQSALPFQLAIVMLGLSAAFGGTLVERNGPRWAMTVALVCFSSGFLVSALGAETKQYWLIVLGYGFVGGIGLGIGYISPVSTLIKWFPDRPGMATGIAIMGFGGGALIASPWSAQMLSSFGSDNDGIALAFLVHGLSYAVFMTLGVLLIRVPRTEKPVESAPSAYEGVQVSARNAVRTPQFWCLWVVLCMNVTAGIGILEKAAPMITDFFADSSTPVSASAAAGFVALLSAANMAGRIGWSSTSDLIGRKNIYRVYLGVGALMYLVIALFGDSSKPLFILCALVILSFYGGGFATVPAYLKDLFGTYEVGAIHGRLLTAWSLAGVLGPLIVNWIADHQKGAGKHGPALYTVSFGIMIGLLVIGFAANELVRPVHARHHVPAPREAVDAERQQSA, from the coding sequence ATGAGCAGTCCCCCTGTCGCCCCCGCGGGCTGGAGCCGTTGGCTCGTCCCGCCCGCCGCCCTCTCCGTCCATCTCTCGATCGGCCAGGCCTACGCCTGGAGCGTGTTCAAGCCGCCCCTCGAATCCGCGCTGGGCCTCGACGGCACCCAGAGCGCGCTGCCCTTCCAGCTCGCGATCGTGATGCTGGGTCTGTCGGCCGCGTTCGGCGGCACCCTCGTCGAGCGCAACGGACCACGCTGGGCCATGACCGTGGCCCTGGTCTGCTTCTCCTCCGGCTTCCTGGTCTCCGCGCTCGGCGCCGAGACCAAGCAGTACTGGCTGATCGTCCTCGGCTACGGCTTCGTCGGCGGCATCGGCCTCGGCATCGGCTACATCTCGCCGGTCTCCACGCTGATCAAGTGGTTCCCGGACCGGCCCGGCATGGCCACCGGCATCGCCATCATGGGCTTCGGCGGCGGCGCGCTGATCGCCTCGCCCTGGTCCGCGCAGATGCTCTCGTCCTTCGGCAGTGACAACGATGGCATCGCCCTCGCCTTCCTGGTGCACGGGCTGTCGTACGCCGTCTTCATGACCCTCGGTGTGCTGCTGATCCGGGTGCCGCGCACGGAGAAACCGGTCGAGAGCGCGCCCAGCGCCTACGAGGGCGTGCAGGTCTCCGCGCGCAACGCGGTGCGCACCCCGCAGTTCTGGTGCCTGTGGGTCGTGCTCTGCATGAACGTGACCGCCGGCATCGGCATCCTGGAGAAGGCCGCCCCGATGATCACGGACTTCTTCGCCGACAGCTCCACTCCGGTGTCGGCGTCCGCGGCCGCCGGGTTCGTCGCCCTGCTGTCCGCCGCCAACATGGCGGGCCGGATCGGCTGGTCGTCCACCTCCGACCTGATCGGCCGCAAGAACATCTACCGCGTCTACCTCGGCGTCGGCGCGCTGATGTACCTGGTCATCGCGCTGTTCGGCGACTCCTCCAAGCCGCTGTTCATCCTCTGCGCGCTGGTGATCCTCTCCTTCTACGGCGGCGGCTTCGCCACGGTCCCGGCGTATCTGAAGGACCTGTTCGGCACCTACGAGGTCGGCGCGATCCACGGCCGGCTGCTCACCGCCTGGTCCTTGGCCGGTGTGCTCGGGCCGCTGATCGTCAACTGGATCGCCGACCACCAGAAGGGCGCCGGCAAGCACGGTCCGGCCCTGTACACCGTGTCCTTCGGCATCATGATCGGGCTGCTCGTCATCGGCTTCGCAGCCAACGAACTGGTCCGCCCCGTCCACGCCCGCCATCACGTCCCCGCCCCGAGGGAGGCCGTCGATGCCGAACGACAGCAGTCCGCCTAG
- the fdhD gene encoding formate dehydrogenase accessory sulfurtransferase FdhD yields MGRVTERRKVLRIRDGALSTRPDTLVAEEPLEIRLNGKPLAITMRTPGDDFALAAGFLVSEGVLATADDLQNIVYCAGATADGSNTYNVVDVKTAPGVALPDFTLERNVYTSSSCGLCGKASLDAVRTTARFPIADTPPVRVTPELLASLPDRLRAAQRVFDRTGGLHAAALFTEDGELLDVREDVGRHNAVDKLVGRALQNGELPLSRTILLVSGRASFELAQKAVMAGIPVLAAVSAPSSLAVDLAAETGLTLVGFLRGSSMNVYAGEDRIALRETAAQG; encoded by the coding sequence ATGGGACGAGTCACGGAACGACGCAAGGTCCTCCGCATCCGCGACGGGGCGCTCTCCACCCGGCCGGACACACTCGTCGCCGAGGAACCCCTGGAGATCCGGCTGAACGGCAAGCCGCTCGCGATCACCATGCGCACCCCGGGCGACGACTTCGCGCTGGCGGCCGGGTTCCTGGTCAGCGAGGGCGTACTGGCGACCGCGGACGATCTGCAGAACATCGTCTACTGCGCGGGGGCGACGGCGGACGGCTCGAACACCTACAACGTGGTCGACGTGAAGACCGCGCCCGGCGTCGCCCTCCCGGACTTCACCCTGGAGCGGAACGTCTACACGTCCTCCTCGTGCGGTCTGTGCGGCAAGGCCAGCCTGGACGCCGTACGGACGACCGCGCGCTTCCCGATCGCCGACACTCCCCCGGTCCGGGTCACCCCGGAGCTGCTGGCGAGCCTCCCCGACCGGCTGCGCGCGGCTCAGCGGGTGTTCGACCGGACCGGGGGCCTGCACGCGGCGGCTCTGTTCACCGAGGACGGGGAGCTGCTGGACGTACGGGAGGACGTCGGCCGGCACAACGCGGTCGACAAACTGGTCGGGCGGGCGCTGCAGAACGGCGAGCTGCCGCTGTCGCGGACGATCCTCCTGGTCTCCGGGCGGGCCTCGTTCGAGCTGGCGCAGAAGGCGGTGATGGCGGGCATCCCGGTGCTGGCGGCCGTGTCGGCGCCGTCGTCGCTGGCGGTGGACCTGGCCGCGGAGACGGGTCTGACCCTGGTGGGTTTCCTGCGGGGCAGCTCGATGAACGTGTACGCGGGCGAGGACCGCATCGCCCTGCGAGAGACGGCCGCCCAGGGCTGA
- a CDS encoding isochorismatase family protein, with amino-acid sequence MTAAPVLDPQRTALILVDLMERIVALPLEPRKGTEVLTTAEELARAFRAVGAPVVLVRVERPSAAEQPPGSGLVPGLAAAGDVEVVKRTLGAFQGTGLDERLRERGVSTLVFGGIATNLGVESTARAAADLGYDLVFVEDAMAAFTAAEHEASVRLDFPRLGTVVTAAAVRLAAT; translated from the coding sequence ATGACCGCAGCTCCCGTGCTCGATCCGCAGCGCACCGCCCTGATCCTCGTCGATCTGATGGAACGCATCGTCGCGCTGCCGCTGGAACCCCGCAAAGGCACCGAAGTGCTCACCACCGCCGAGGAGTTGGCGCGCGCATTCCGCGCCGTCGGCGCGCCCGTCGTGCTCGTCCGGGTCGAACGCCCCTCGGCCGCCGAACAGCCGCCCGGCAGCGGACTCGTGCCCGGCCTCGCCGCGGCCGGCGACGTCGAGGTGGTCAAGCGGACCCTCGGCGCCTTCCAGGGCACCGGCCTGGACGAGCGGCTGCGCGAACGCGGCGTCAGCACGCTGGTGTTCGGCGGCATCGCCACCAACCTCGGCGTCGAGTCCACCGCCCGCGCCGCCGCGGACCTCGGCTACGACCTCGTCTTCGTCGAGGACGCCATGGCCGCCTTCACCGCCGCCGAGCACGAGGCCTCCGTGCGGCTCGACTTCCCCCGGCTCGGCACGGTCGTGACCGCCGCCGCCGTACGCCTCGCCGCCACCTGA
- a CDS encoding MarR family transcriptional regulator: MAEAPLTAIRSLPSWLLGRAAARGRGLVSGALAAEGQKMWHHVVLSAVRDLQPVAQADLGRSVGLDPKDLVGVLNDLQSAGHVLRAPDPRDRRKNAVTLTDDGTRLLARCERAAREANDELLAPLSAAERDQFMGLLIRISGTDG, translated from the coding sequence ATGGCCGAAGCACCCCTGACCGCGATCCGCTCCCTGCCCAGCTGGCTCCTCGGCCGCGCAGCCGCCCGGGGGCGCGGCCTCGTCTCCGGCGCCCTCGCGGCCGAGGGGCAGAAGATGTGGCACCACGTCGTCCTCTCCGCCGTCCGCGACCTTCAGCCCGTCGCCCAGGCCGACCTCGGCCGCAGTGTCGGACTCGACCCCAAGGATCTGGTCGGCGTGCTCAACGACCTGCAGTCCGCGGGCCACGTCCTGCGCGCCCCCGACCCCAGGGACCGACGCAAGAACGCCGTGACCCTCACCGACGACGGCACTCGCCTCCTCGCGCGCTGCGAGCGGGCGGCTCGCGAGGCCAACGACGAGCTGCTGGCCCCGCTGTCGGCCGCCGAACGCGATCAGTTCATGGGCCTGTTGATCCGGATTTCCGGCACGGACGGCTGA
- a CDS encoding zinc-binding alcohol dehydrogenase family protein — protein sequence MRRVRYESTGGPLFVEEAPVPAPGPGELLVRCAAVGVTLPVVRKVTEAAEPVALGGEVAGEVVAAGAGMTRFRPGDRVTGLCFGHGYADFALLHETMTSPIPDGADAVDAVALVRSGLVAYGALEAARPAPGEAVLVTAAASGVGHLAVQLARVRGAGRVVGAVSGPAKADFVRSLGADDCVRYTDGSWGDPVDCVLDAVGGDLLTPALAALAPHGRLVAYSSGGGTLQAYDLLVGAKSVIGFQMALIARGRPDLYEQWRQELWRLFAEGVLKPAVHAEFALEDAAKAHEAIESRTNLGKVVLRP from the coding sequence ATGCGTCGCGTCCGATACGAGTCGACCGGCGGCCCGCTGTTCGTCGAGGAGGCTCCGGTCCCCGCGCCCGGCCCCGGCGAGCTGCTGGTGCGCTGCGCGGCGGTCGGTGTCACCCTGCCCGTCGTGCGCAAGGTCACCGAGGCCGCGGAGCCGGTCGCGCTCGGCGGAGAGGTCGCCGGGGAGGTGGTGGCGGCCGGCGCGGGCATGACCCGGTTCCGGCCGGGTGACCGGGTGACGGGGTTGTGCTTCGGACACGGGTACGCCGACTTCGCCCTGCTGCACGAGACCATGACCTCCCCGATACCGGACGGCGCCGACGCGGTGGACGCGGTCGCGCTGGTGCGCAGCGGCCTGGTGGCGTACGGGGCGCTGGAGGCGGCGCGGCCGGCACCGGGCGAGGCGGTCCTCGTGACGGCGGCGGCGAGCGGGGTCGGTCATCTCGCCGTGCAGCTGGCGCGGGTGCGGGGCGCCGGGCGGGTGGTGGGAGCCGTGTCCGGCCCGGCGAAGGCGGACTTCGTGCGCTCACTGGGCGCGGACGACTGCGTGCGGTACACCGACGGCAGCTGGGGGGATCCGGTCGACTGTGTCCTGGACGCGGTGGGCGGTGACCTGCTCACCCCGGCCCTCGCCGCGCTGGCCCCGCACGGCCGGCTAGTCGCCTACAGCTCGGGTGGCGGCACCCTCCAGGCGTACGACCTGCTGGTGGGTGCAAAGTCGGTGATCGGTTTCCAGATGGCCCTGATCGCCCGCGGCCGGCCGGACCTGTACGAGCAGTGGCGCCAGGAGCTGTGGCGGCTCTTCGCCGAGGGTGTCCTGAAGCCCGCCGTCCACGCCGAGTTCGCACTGGAGGACGCGGCGAAGGCGCACGAGGCGATCGAGTCGCGGACCAACCTCGGCAAGGTGGTCCTGCGCCCGTAG
- a CDS encoding exo-alpha-sialidase, with amino-acid sequence MPSGLRARPRTALAAVCTAAALFALPLTTPHPAHAQPHATTPGFEQQVLFKASQDPGYACFRIPAIVRTADGTLLAFAEGRVLNCGDAADIDIVLKRSTDGGRTWGPLQVVIDGGGDTHGNPAPVVDRATGRVWLAETYNTGRTDTASCPIPCDRTPHIQYSDDDGRTWSAPRDLSPEILPADWNSWYATGPVHGIQLTRGRYAGRLVFGVNTETWDGSRVTANHAALIVSDDHGGHWRIGAQDTWPIADDGTFRQKPSEPAMAERADGSILVSGREQDGTDLGHRTQAVSRDGGSSFTAPFHDLPDLYAPMVEGSLLRLGNRLLLACPADPDHRRTMMIRSSYDGGRTWDSVDRGTVVTTDWSGYSDMARVDGGTVGLVYEGGTVDARDEIRFARFTEDWLVPRRGPDPVTPDLARHARPAAVLGGATETAGVFGGGLQFDGIDDAVRLPYRDSLPLGTKDFTVSLWFRYTATSGEQPMLWMGGAGTGQPQVWVRGEPANHRVQGLITVRDGASAPRTAYVRTDSAYNDGQWHHLVLRRGDSRLSLFVDGMQSSVAGVPGSVSRDSPFGVHIGQRMDSRAFYTGAIDEVHVWDRALTDEEVSDPRALRSAKDTVLWLPLDHVRG; translated from the coding sequence ATGCCGTCAGGTCTTCGCGCCCGTCCGAGAACCGCGCTCGCCGCCGTCTGCACGGCGGCGGCGCTGTTCGCACTTCCGCTCACCACCCCCCACCCGGCGCATGCCCAACCCCACGCAACCACCCCCGGGTTCGAGCAGCAGGTCCTGTTCAAGGCTTCCCAGGATCCCGGCTACGCGTGCTTCCGCATCCCGGCGATCGTGAGGACCGCCGACGGCACCCTGCTGGCGTTCGCCGAGGGCCGGGTCCTCAACTGCGGGGACGCCGCCGACATAGACATCGTGCTCAAGCGCTCCACCGACGGCGGCCGCACCTGGGGCCCGCTGCAGGTGGTCATCGACGGCGGCGGCGACACCCACGGCAACCCGGCGCCGGTCGTGGACCGCGCGACGGGCCGGGTCTGGCTCGCGGAGACCTACAACACGGGCCGCACCGACACCGCCAGTTGCCCGATACCGTGTGACCGCACCCCGCACATCCAGTACAGCGACGACGACGGCCGGACCTGGTCGGCACCGCGCGATCTGAGCCCGGAGATCCTGCCCGCCGACTGGAACTCCTGGTACGCGACCGGGCCGGTGCACGGCATCCAGCTCACCCGGGGCCGCTACGCGGGCCGGCTGGTCTTCGGGGTCAACACCGAGACCTGGGACGGCAGCCGGGTCACCGCCAACCACGCGGCGCTGATCGTGAGCGACGACCACGGCGGCCACTGGCGGATCGGCGCCCAGGACACCTGGCCGATCGCCGACGACGGCACCTTCCGGCAGAAGCCGTCCGAGCCGGCCATGGCCGAGCGCGCGGACGGCTCGATCCTGGTCAGCGGCCGGGAGCAGGACGGCACCGATCTGGGCCACCGCACCCAGGCCGTCAGCCGGGACGGCGGCTCCAGCTTCACCGCGCCCTTCCACGATCTGCCGGACCTGTACGCCCCGATGGTGGAAGGTTCGCTGCTGCGCCTCGGCAACCGCCTGCTGCTGGCCTGCCCCGCCGACCCCGACCACCGGCGGACGATGATGATCCGCTCCTCCTACGACGGCGGCCGCACCTGGGACAGCGTGGACCGCGGCACCGTCGTCACCACGGACTGGTCCGGCTACTCGGACATGGCACGCGTCGACGGCGGCACGGTGGGCCTGGTCTACGAGGGCGGCACGGTGGACGCCCGCGACGAGATCCGCTTCGCCCGCTTCACCGAGGACTGGCTCGTCCCGCGCCGCGGCCCCGACCCGGTCACCCCCGACCTGGCCCGGCACGCCCGCCCGGCCGCGGTGCTCGGCGGCGCGACGGAGACGGCCGGGGTCTTCGGCGGCGGGCTGCAATTCGACGGCATCGACGACGCCGTACGCCTGCCGTACCGCGACAGCCTGCCGCTGGGCACCAAGGACTTCACGGTGTCCCTGTGGTTCCGGTACACGGCCACGAGCGGTGAGCAGCCGATGCTGTGGATGGGCGGGGCCGGCACCGGTCAGCCGCAGGTGTGGGTGCGCGGGGAGCCGGCGAACCACCGCGTCCAGGGGCTGATCACGGTGCGGGACGGGGCGTCGGCGCCGCGGACCGCGTACGTGCGGACGGATTCCGCGTACAACGACGGCCAGTGGCACCACCTCGTGCTGCGCCGCGGCGACAGCAGACTGTCGTTGTTCGTCGACGGCATGCAGTCTTCCGTCGCCGGCGTACCGGGTTCGGTCAGCCGCGACTCGCCCTTCGGCGTGCACATCGGCCAGCGCATGGACAGCAGGGCCTTCTACACCGGCGCGATCGACGAGGTGCACGTGTGGGACCGGGCCCTCACCGACGAGGAGGTGTCGGATCCGAGGGCGCTGCGGTCAGCGAAGGACACGGTCCTGTGGCTGCCCCTCGACCACGTGCGCGGCTGA
- a CDS encoding bile acid:sodium symporter family protein: protein MNRLRRPSWIPIDPYIVLLLGTVGLAALLPARGTAADVASGASTAAIALLFFLYGARLSTREALDGLRHWRLHVTVLACTFVLFPVFGLAARALVPVLLTQPLYQGLLFLTLVPSTIQSSIAFTSIARGNVPAAICAGSFSSLIGIVVTPLLAAGLLGNSGGGFSADSLVKIVLQLLVPFLAGQLLRRWIGGFVARHKKVLGLVDRGSILLVVYAAFSEGMIRGIWHQVSPARLGALLVVEAALLAAMLLLTWYGGRALGFGRADRIAIQFAGSKKSLASGLPMAGVLFGAHASLAVLPLMLFHQMQLMVCAVIARRRARDPEQVPGVVAGSAAHVVEGQPQDRVLR, encoded by the coding sequence GTGAATCGCCTGCGTCGGCCGAGTTGGATACCGATCGACCCGTACATCGTCCTGCTGCTCGGCACCGTGGGCCTCGCCGCTCTCCTGCCGGCCCGCGGCACCGCCGCCGACGTGGCCTCGGGCGCGTCGACGGCCGCGATCGCCCTCCTCTTCTTCCTCTACGGCGCCCGCCTGTCCACCCGCGAGGCGCTGGACGGACTGCGCCACTGGCGGCTCCATGTCACGGTGCTCGCCTGCACCTTCGTCCTCTTCCCGGTGTTCGGCCTCGCGGCCCGCGCACTGGTGCCGGTGCTGCTGACCCAACCGCTCTACCAGGGACTGCTGTTCCTGACGCTGGTGCCGTCCACGATCCAGTCGTCCATCGCCTTCACCTCGATCGCCCGGGGAAACGTGCCGGCGGCGATCTGCGCGGGCTCCTTCTCCTCCCTCATCGGCATCGTCGTCACCCCGCTGCTGGCGGCCGGACTGCTCGGCAACAGCGGGGGCGGGTTCTCCGCGGACTCACTCGTCAAGATCGTGCTTCAGCTGCTGGTGCCGTTCCTCGCCGGGCAATTGCTACGCCGCTGGATCGGTGGCTTCGTCGCCCGGCACAAGAAGGTCCTCGGGCTGGTCGACCGCGGCTCGATCCTGCTGGTCGTCTACGCCGCCTTCAGCGAGGGCATGATCCGGGGCATATGGCACCAGGTCAGCCCCGCGCGGCTCGGCGCCCTGCTCGTCGTCGAGGCCGCCCTGCTCGCCGCGATGCTCCTGCTGACCTGGTACGGCGGCAGGGCACTGGGCTTCGGCCGGGCGGACCGGATCGCCATCCAGTTCGCCGGCTCGAAGAAGTCCCTCGCCTCCGGGCTGCCCATGGCCGGCGTCCTGTTCGGCGCCCACGCCTCCCTTGCCGTGCTGCCGCTGATGCTGTTCCACCAGATGCAGCTGATGGTGTGCGCGGTCATCGCCAGGCGCCGGGCCCGGGACCCGGAGCAGGTCCCGGGGGTGGTCGCCGGTTCAGCCGCGCACGTGGTCGAGGGGCAGCCACAGGACCGTGTCCTTCGCTGA
- a CDS encoding LysR substrate-binding domain-containing protein, producing the protein MYDPTQLRTFLAVAQTLSFTQAARRLGLRQSTVSQHVRRLEDATGRQLFTRDTHAVELTEDGEAMLGFARRILQVHEQATAFFTGTRVRGRLRFGASEDFVLTRLPEILEGFRYDHPEVDLELTVELSGTLHEQLAAGKLDLVLAKRRPEDPRGALVWRDDLVWIGAERLRLDADRPVPLIVYPPPGITRARALQALEHDGRDWRIVCTSGSLNGLMAAARAGLGVMAHARRLIPPGLFRLPDRAGLPDLGKIDFVLVHGRRRGAAEEAANALATAILAGGERLRRRGG; encoded by the coding sequence GTGTACGACCCGACGCAGCTGCGCACCTTCCTCGCCGTGGCCCAGACGCTCAGTTTCACGCAGGCCGCGCGCCGGCTGGGGCTGCGCCAGTCCACGGTGAGCCAGCATGTGCGCCGGCTGGAGGACGCGACCGGGCGGCAGCTGTTCACCCGGGACACCCATGCGGTGGAGCTGACCGAGGACGGCGAGGCGATGCTGGGCTTCGCCCGGCGGATCCTGCAGGTCCACGAGCAGGCGACGGCGTTCTTCACCGGGACCCGGGTGCGCGGCCGGCTGCGGTTCGGGGCGTCGGAGGACTTCGTGCTCACCCGGCTGCCGGAGATCCTGGAGGGCTTCCGCTACGACCATCCGGAGGTCGATCTGGAGCTGACGGTGGAGCTGTCCGGCACCCTGCACGAGCAGCTGGCCGCCGGGAAGCTGGACCTGGTGCTGGCCAAGCGGCGCCCGGAGGATCCGCGGGGCGCACTGGTCTGGCGCGACGACCTGGTGTGGATCGGCGCCGAGCGGCTGCGCCTGGACGCCGACCGGCCGGTGCCACTGATCGTGTATCCCCCGCCCGGCATCACCCGGGCCCGGGCGCTCCAGGCGCTGGAGCACGACGGCCGCGACTGGCGGATCGTGTGCACCAGCGGCAGCCTCAACGGGCTGATGGCGGCGGCCCGCGCCGGGCTCGGCGTGATGGCCCACGCCCGGCGCCTCATCCCGCCCGGCCTCTTCCGGCTCCCGGACCGGGCCGGCCTGCCCGACCTCGGGAAGATCGACTTCGTGCTCGTCCACGGCCGCCGCCGGGGCGCCGCCGAGGAGGCCGCGAACGCGCTGGCGACGGCGATCCTGGCGGGCGGCGAGCGGCTGCGCAGGCGGGGCGGCTGA
- a CDS encoding Lrp/AsnC family transcriptional regulator has protein sequence MLTMESDTLDHLDLLLLSALEVDGRASFSRIAAVLGVSDQTIARRYRRLCEHGGVRVIALRDASRLGQDQWMLRIRCAPDSALAIAEALARRPDTSWIGLASGGTEVLCLTRPRTPGDHDELLLGKLPRTPNVVEIRAHQLLHRFYGAAAGWIRKFGALTEDQITALRPAGEPVPGAARVEPEDEPLLAVLERDGRATYPELQRATGRSESWVKRRLAALRASGAVYIDVEYQSETLGYPTVATLWITAAPAALHSVGEALAGHEETAWVSATAGPSNLVVTVLARSTAGLYGYLSGPLGSLDGVQHVETTPFLRQVKKLTYPMPR, from the coding sequence ATGCTGACGATGGAATCCGACACCCTCGATCATCTTGACCTGTTGCTGCTCTCCGCACTGGAGGTCGATGGCCGGGCCTCGTTCAGCCGGATCGCCGCGGTGCTCGGTGTCTCCGACCAGACCATCGCGCGCCGCTACCGGCGCCTGTGCGAACACGGCGGCGTGCGCGTCATCGCCCTGCGGGACGCCTCCCGGCTCGGCCAGGACCAGTGGATGCTGCGGATCCGGTGTGCGCCGGACAGCGCCCTGGCCATCGCGGAGGCCCTCGCCCGGCGCCCCGACACCTCCTGGATCGGGCTCGCCTCAGGTGGTACCGAGGTGCTGTGCCTGACCCGGCCGCGCACCCCCGGCGACCACGACGAGCTCTTGCTCGGCAAGCTGCCGCGCACGCCGAACGTGGTCGAGATCCGCGCCCACCAGCTCCTGCACCGGTTCTACGGCGCTGCGGCGGGCTGGATCCGCAAGTTCGGCGCGCTCACCGAGGACCAGATCACCGCCCTGCGCCCGGCCGGCGAACCCGTCCCCGGAGCGGCCCGCGTCGAACCCGAGGACGAACCCCTGCTGGCCGTCCTGGAGCGCGACGGCAGGGCCACCTATCCCGAGCTGCAGCGCGCGACGGGCCGTTCGGAGTCCTGGGTCAAGCGCAGGCTGGCCGCCCTGCGCGCTTCGGGGGCGGTGTACATCGACGTCGAGTACCAGTCCGAGACGCTCGGCTACCCCACCGTCGCGACCCTGTGGATCACCGCCGCGCCCGCCGCGCTGCACTCCGTCGGCGAGGCCCTGGCCGGGCACGAGGAGACCGCCTGGGTCTCCGCGACGGCCGGACCGTCCAACCTCGTCGTCACCGTACTGGCCCGCAGCACGGCCGGCCTCTACGGCTACCTGAGCGGACCCCTCGGCAGCCTCGACGGCGTCCAGCACGTGGAGACCACGCCCTTCCTGCGCCAGGTCAAGAAGCTCACCTACCCGATGCCCCGCTGA